The Scylla paramamosain isolate STU-SP2022 chromosome 27, ASM3559412v1, whole genome shotgun sequence genome contains the following window.
CCTGCCTGGGAGGCAGGACAGTCTCCTGTGAAAATGGGATATAGCGTCGGGGAGAGGACACttccctgtggcacccctgtCTGCAGCGGGAAGGGCGGTCCGCTGTAGGTGCCGACACGCACTCTGGCACTCCTATCGTCCAAAAAGTCGCAGAGAAGGCGCTCGACAGGGCCCGGGAGCCCCAAGTGCAGCACCTTGAACTTAAGCCCCAAGTGCCACACTTTGTCGAACGCCTTGCTTACATTTCTGAGTACTAGGTTGCATCGATGTCCCAGTGCCTGGTGGAGTGCTAGAGTCTCTGTTGCCACAGCTATGGCGTGCGTCGTGCCTCTTCCCCGACGGAAACCATATTGTGCCGTGTTGTACAGGTGTCCCCCATCCAGGTGGTCACGCAGCCTCCTGCCGATGACCCTCTCGAACATTTTTCCTGGCACCTCCAGGAGGGAGATGGGCCGATAGCTGTCCGGTTGTGTTAGAGCCTTGCCAGGCTTGGCTATCATCTTCATCTCCGCTTCTTTAAGCCCGTCTGGAAAATAACCTGCCGACAGGGCAGAGTTGAAGATGTCCCGGAGTCGAGCAAGAGCAGGAGGCGGGAGGTGGGCGAGAATTGTCCTGTTGATCCCACTGCTGCCAGGGCAGGTGGGCTTGCTTGACCTAATGGCTGCTTTTAGCTCTTATAGGGAGATGAAGCAGGTGAGTGGGGAGTCACCCGCCAGCCTCGTGGGGTCCGCTTCCTGGTGCGGAGTGGTGCGATGTCTGTGGACTGCAAGGTAATCCAGCACCATGTCATTGTCCTCATagtcctcgtcgtcgtcttggAAAACTGTTTCCCATTTCCTAGTAAATAGTCTGGCTTTGTCAACATTACTGTAGTGTCTTTGTCCGTTCCTGTCAAGTAGGTATGAGTCTTGTCCTTTTGTTCGTCCAGATAGGCGTTTGCCCTGAGCCCAGAACCTTCTGGGCTCCTTGCACCTTGAAGCCAGACCCTCCAGAGTCCGTCCCCAGTGTCGCCTGGCTTCGTCTCTCCTTAATTCATGGAGCGTAAGTCTAAGTCTAACGTATCTTCTATAGTCGTCGTTCGTCCAGCCATGAAGTTGTGCTCTTTGTCGTAGTGCATTGAATTGTATCCTTGTCATCTGTGTTTGTCTAGTCGGTCTTGGGGCAGGTTCTAGTCTGTactgtgtttttggtatgtgtCGGTCCGCAGTGTCTTTTACCTTTGTCATCCAGTCCGCTAGTGCTGTGTCTATCTCCTCGAGACTCGCTCGGGAGATGTCAATTGCGTCTGTCATGTCTAAGCTTTCGTCCTCCTGAAAGGAGTCCCAGTCAACCCTATGAAAGGAGTAAGAAAGGGGGGTCGGAGTGAGAATAGGAGAAGTTGAAATGTCAATAATGATTGGTATGTGATCACTACTAGTTAGCGGGccaggggagagagaatgagcatAGTGGAAGGTTTGATTGGAGAAGACAATGTCaggtgaagtggaggagagaggtccATAGTAGGTCGGAAAATTAGGGCCAATGTGTCTCGCGGTTTGTCGTCTAAAATAGTCCGTGAGATCACGGCCTACCTGATTCGTAGTACCATACCCTAGTGTCTGGTGTCGGGCGTTCAAGTCTCCTGCGAAAAGCATCTGTGTCTGCCTACGTATGAGTCTCATGAAATCGGGGTGGGGGATGTACTGTCGTCTAGGAGGTAAATATGTAGTTGCAATTGTCAAGGTCCCATCGAATGTCTCTATGTCAACAGCTAAGGTGTCAGAAAGAAAGTCATCCTGAATTCTGTGAGTGAGCGAGCATCTGACTGCTATCGCCACTCCATCATTTTGCTCACCACTAGAGTTCATCTGGTGAACTCGAAATCCAGGAATCCTAAGTCTGTTTTCGTCTGGTAGTCCGTGTCCGTTAATTAGTATGACGTCCGGGTCAAACTGTCGGTAAGTGTTACATAAGTCGTACTTACGAGTCGTGCAGTGTAATACATTGTGCTGGATTACCTTGAGTCGCTGCATTATGCTGTCtgggtcttcttcttccttcctctcctcttcttgagTGATGGCTCTGAAGAGGTGAAGGGTCCAGATGGCATGGTATCGAAGACTGCGTCCCGTACTGAAGTGAGGAGGTGATCCACAGGGCGGTCCATTTTCCTGAGGCGATCTATAACAAGATCGTAGTTACTGGCACTGAGGTTATGACGGATCTTGTAGCGTCCTTCCCTTACCCCTCTTTCCATATGGGGGAAGGTGCGAATTCGGGGCCACATGTCGGTGTTTTTCTTTACGATGACAACCTCCAGTCCATTAACTTCCTCGTCCGAGTGGTCATCCTCGCTGTCACTTCCTGCTGGAGATGTGGAGTCCCCGTCTGAGTCTCCCTGTACCTGGAGTGTGTTTTCCGCACTAATTCTTTCGGCTGTGACTGCCTGTTCTTGTTCGACGACACTTCTCTGGGGAGGGACGGTGGTACTTTTTCCTGCAGTCAGGGCTGTGATAAGGGCTGCCGTGTTCTTGATAGGCGCAAGTTTAACCTCAGGGATCCCATTTTTTGCCAAGCTCTCGGAAAGAGTTTTTTGGAAGGATCCTGGCTTTGCTACATTGGCCAGATGTGCATGTAGGAGGCACATTAAGCCGGTCATATGTTGGCCAGTTGAGTCAGGGATACCATTAGAGGTTGTAGCCTGTGCATAGGTTGTAGTTGCTCCTTGTATCCTCTTCTGTCTCAGgctattttgtttttccctgAGGGCTTGCTTCCTCACCATGCATTTCATTGCCGTCGCATGGTGTGCTTCGTTACAGTTGAGGCATCTTCGTTCCTGGGTTCTGCATTCCCAGTGCTGATGCCCCTCCCTGGCACAATTGGAGCACATTGAGTACCCCTGGGGTTTGTTACAGAGCCTTGTAACATGATCCTCCACTGCATAACAACGGTTACACGTTATGAGCTCTATGTACTCTTCTTGGTGCACTTTGGATGGGGGGATAGACATGCAGAACATCAGCAGTCCCGATTCAGTAGCTTTCTTTGCCATGTCACTCGTCTCGAAGGTGATCTTCACATTCTTGGTGCGTGGGAACTTGTAAACTTCTTGGACTTTTGCCCAACTCTGTTCCTTTTCTACTTCGTCCAGGATTTCGTTTGCATCATGTTCGTACACAAGATCGTCCAGTCTAGTGCAGACCACCGATCGTTGAGCCCGGAGGGTAGGGGGCATGAGTGCGCTGAAGCCATCCTCGGTGAGTTTCTCATGTTTCCCAGAGCTGAAGATTAAGTCAGTATCTTGCATTGATCCTGTGATCACAATTATGGCATCACGTGCTGGGATCAGACGGGTAATCTTCACCTCTGGGGCCAGAATATGCAGGAGCCTTCGCCGAGTGGCGAGGTCATTGGCTCGGGCATGCTTTATTCGCACCCGAGTCATTGCTGCTAAGTAGAGCCTTATCCAGGGCCAAGCATTTCTCCGCGCGGTGAAGGGGGTGGCACTGAGGGTCACTGAGGGTCACAGGACAGGGAACACTAGGGCGGAAACACTGGGAcgagggggggtgggggtggggggctgGGGTGGggttgggggggtgggggtggaaggtgggggggtggggatggggaaggggaggataagAGGGCACACTGGGACAGGGAGTTCAATCCTGGTCACTGTGGAGGGGCGGGAAGGACATCGCGGCCCTATGGAAGTATTCCTGGGCACTGGGGGATTAATCCTGGGCAGTGTAGAAGGGTGGGTAGCACATCACGGCACTCGGGAGAACGTCACTGTGGGGTGAAGGGGATTATTCCTGGGCACtgggaagggggggaggagaggggagtacATCCTGGGCACTAaggtgggagggggggaaggggttaTCGCCTGGCACTGTAGTGGTTGAGAACACTTCTGGAGACTTCTCACTGCTGCGTTGAGTTGTTTGTGGAGGCCTGGTCTTCGCTTGGTGAGTGTGTAGACTGTTCCTGGCACTGGCACTTGTAGCTCATCCTTGTGGCACTGGTGGAGCAGGGGGGTAATCCCTTTGTACTGAGTAGTTCCGGGAATGAGAGATGTTGTCTTGAATGTGTGGACATAGAAGGAGCACTGTGGATGGAGGATTAGACCCCTGGCACTGTGGCACTAACCGCTGGCACTGGAGTGGCACTGGAGTGGAGAGGGCAATTGCCTGGCACTGTGTGGTGGCAGAAGTGGATGATGGGGGCCTGGGTGCCGAGGGAGCACCGGTGGAAGCGATGCGATAATGGCCAAGCAAGTTTCCTTCGTTTGTGGGTGTCTCCTATGCCAGGTAAGTATGATTTTGGCCAGTGCAGGGGAGCGGCCTCTCAGTCGTGTGTCAGTCTTGTGCCGTCGTGTGTGCGTTTTAACATTtaaacatttaaacatttaAACATTTTATTAAGAAAGGGGGATGAAATACAGTTCAGGGAGGGAAACAAGGGTAAGTAcgaaatacagaaatatagGGGAAGTTTACAGTTACCGGGCGGTCCGGTTTGCTGTGGCATACATTGCTCTCCAACTTGTGGCCTTAGTACTTTATTGTTGGATAAGCTATGTGTACATTTCGGACTATGTGTGTTCAGATTTAGTTAAGTTGTACAGATGAAATGATGATTAACTTAATAGTGACAATGAACATTACAGTCAGTGATATACTGGTTCTGGATACGGATATTTCTCCAGGGAAAGTAGGCTCCTTGGAAACCATGCATGGCTTGATGGAGGTGCAGCGTCGTGTAATGTCTGAAGAGTTGTGAAATGCTCCCACcgctcttcttccattcttttccacACCTGCGTTGCCATCTCGTGCAGCCGAATGTTTATAGGAGCGATCGACGCTCGCTGGTGGAGCTCCTCATTCGTGGTCATGTCCTCCCATCTGGTGTTGTAGGCGAACCGGAGAGCAGCATTCTGCACCTTTAGGAGACGGCTAATTGTGGATCTGCTCAGCGCGTGGGTTGGAACTGGAGGGTAAGTTAGCACGGGCACTACAAGGGCCTTGACAAGGTGGAGTTTGAGGTTCACTGGCAAGTCCTTGAAGCGGTAGAGTCTGGTGAGGGCAACTCTTGCCTGAGATGCCCTCTCTGCAGCGTGGGAGAGGTAGCCTCGTGATGTGATCTGCAGACCAAGGAGGCGCCCCTTCGTTTTGAACTCTacctcttcatcctccaccAGCAGGGTCGCAGGTCTGAGGGTAGAGGTGGGGATGACCGTGAATTTGCCTACGTTGGTCTTGATTttttgctcgcagagctaccgacgaggttagagtactcgcgctcctcatttatcaccaacaacaacaactactactactactactactactactaataccacaacatccattatcatgtctggacgcggcaagggaggaaaggtgaagggaaagtcaaagtcccgttccagtcgtgctggactccaattcccggtcggcaggattcatcgccttctaaggaaaggcaactacgccgagcgcgtgggtactggtgcccccgtgtaccttgcggcagttatggagtacctggctgctgaagtccttgagcttgccggcaatgccgcccgtgacaacaagaagactcgcatcatcccacgtcacctgcagctggccatccgcaacgacgaggaacttaacaagctcctctccggagtcaccattgcacagggtggcgtgctgcccaacattcaggccgtgctccttcccaagaagactgagaagaagtaaataaagggcctccctccccttcagccaatatcatcatcaatccggctcctcttcggagccacacgttcaaacatctagagagttgtgtagactttactggtatatcaataataagcaagtagtgcaTTTATTTTCGAgatagttatttgttattattattattatttagtcaggcacgcaggtgaccgagaataaatatgtatactatatttctactaatgtacttgctgtgtgtcacagtggagagttgattagatgtgttgcctattgtcatatgttgagcgtctttttcatatcaatgtatattttgttttatgagaaactgagaacgatgaggggcgtgatcattgaaataagtcaatgataataataataataataataataataataataataataataataataataataataataataataatgatacttggagaagacctgatgaagtgagaaagatggttataattaatgatggtttcttttcttagctcagatagaaatagtgaacatggttatgagaaagtagtagtaataatactagTCTAtgatccttctttcttttcatgtctgtggaccttaaaaaggtccgggagatgatgttattcaatgatgataatgcaagctgaatagctggcactatctcaataatggagcgatttaaccaccaaatccgtacagggtacggccctgacgcttgagggcgtagacaacgtccatggcagtaacggtcttacgcttggcatgctcggtataggtgacagcatccctgataacgttctcaaggaacaccttgagcaccccacgagtctcctcgtggatgagaccagagatgcgcttgacgccacctcggcgagctagacgacggataacaggcttggtgattccctggatgttatcacgcagaaccttacggtgacgcttggcgcctccctttccaagacccttgcctcccttgccgcggccagtcatggtgatgagagctgctagtaccaCGTCCGAACGGTcaaacaggaagctcacgagtgtgcctcaaaatttttgtcgcgcggtatatatggagccagagcggtcgtgcgtgtagtaaattacaattttccatgtttttctcacttaatttaacattatcgggtcatatgcataggtcttatgtttcagtgttgaccctgcaactgcacacttatgactaaattcacatagacaagcacaaatgtgaattaaactcaatataaaggtggaggggttgcaagattttccggcgtactaaggcatgccgagataatataccttctcccctgactcttttttTGTAgacatgcgcaagattcattcagtatcaagtaatgtttcaactgaattcatattctaattttcagaaactatcttccatttggtagcacaaccagtttcccctcttctagttggaagaaaaaaaaacaaatatatttattaacactaactccttgctcttccagtatggtttatgtatatatatatatatatatatatatatatatatatatatatatatatatatatatatatatatatatatatatatatatatatatatatatatatatatatatatatataattataactatactatgaaaagcgttgctttcataactaagcaggagaacatcatcttcaaatagtcgataagtcaagctcatcagagccaacgaccacaccacgttgaatacaccgcttctcgtctgatcagcgaagttaagcaacgttgggtccggttagtacttggatgggtgaccgcctgggaacaccagatgttgttggcattccaacatttttatttccttatttattcatcattttgcattttcctccctcccttgatgataaaacaatgcaataaggcaagcaaaaaagaaaaacaaataataaaatgcttccattgacaaatgaaacatctctctctctctctctctctctctctctgtctctctctctttctcttgtgtgtgtgtatatatatatatatatatatatatatatatatatatatatatatatatatatatatatatatatatatatatatatatatatatatatatatatatatatatatatatatatatatatatatatatatatatatatatatatatatatatatatatatatatatatatatattcttattactcttttcatacttcaagatcaacgaggttaagcaacggctctgggcaaaacgtggatgggtgactacacaagcttcatcccgcaactggatcaggatcacgggtccccgtcccagccagttctgtgattagcccagacattcctgggcctaGAGCAAACCcaactactgccaccacctcacatcatcattgttcttaataataaattcttcttcttcttctccttatcatttttactatacaaataataatgataatgataataaattaataataataataataataataataataataataataataataataataataataagaataagaagaagaagaagaagaagaagaagaagaaaaagaggaagaaaataataaaaacaataaaaataaaataaaataattataataaaaaataaataaatacatgaaaatataatattaaaagaagaaaaagaagaagaagaagaagaagaagaagaagaagaagaagaagaagaagaagaagcagaagaaaaaaaaaaaaaaaaataataataataataataataataataataataagaagaagaagaagaagaagaagaagaagaagaagaaggaaaaagagaaacagaagaagaacaagaacaagaagaagaagaagaatatagtctaatcttctaatagtcggaaactcaagctcaccaaggccaacgaccacacaacgttgaatacaccgcttctcttctgatcagcgaaaataagcaacgttggttccggttagtacttggatgggtaaccgcctgggaacaccatatgttgttggcattccaacattttttttttacttattcattcatcattttgctttttttttttttttacctcgcttaatgcaataaggcaagcaaaaaaataaaataaatagataaataaaatacttacaaatacttacataaaaggatctctctctctctctctctctctctctctctctctctctctctctctctctctctctctctctctctctcttttattattaattatcattcatggtgttattcttgttgttgttgttgttgttgttattgttgttgttgttgttgttgttgttgttgttgtcgttattgttgttcttgttgctgttgttgttgttgttgtggttgttatttttattgtttttctttttcatctaatgtttctttatctttatagtattaacattattattttaatattgctgttattaatatttttattattactattcttcttcttcttcttcttcttcttcttcttcttcttcttcttcttcttcttcttcttcttcttcttcttcttgttttttctacttcttcttcttctactttttcttcttcttcttcttcttcttcttcttcttcttcttcttattattattattattattattattattattattattattattaattttctaaatttcttaatctatttatttgaatttttttttcaactattataaattatcatatgtttttatattttaaagatttttgttatatattcatggatttttttatttatttatctacttatttttattattattattattatttatttatttattaaatttaacctaacctaacctaacataatgtaacatcacctaaactaccctaaactaacccaaaacttaacataacctaaattagcttaacctaactttgttgttgctgttgttgttgttgttgttgttgttgttgttcttcctcctttctttttattgttgtttctaacctaacctaacctaacctaacctaacctaacctatgataccctaaattaacctaacctaaataaagcaaagctggcctaacctaacctaacataacctaacttaacctaacctaacctaacataacgtaacatcacctaaactaccctaaactaaccctaacaacctaacctaaagtaacctaacctaacctaacttaacctgacctgacctaacctaacctaacttcaccttacttgaattacattcaagtatcgatcagtcagtggagccgaggcttgctggttttttcCCACCcctcacaacccaaccgacacatatacacacacacacacattctctctctctctctctctctctctctctctctctctctctctctctctctctctctctctctctctctctctctctctccctctaactcccttcgtgatttctagcatctagccaaaaaatatctccaataactttgctgcttcttctttccctactctatttcaaccagatggcaccactgctatcgcatctatttctaaggctgaaatatttgctcaaacctttgctaaaaattctaccttggacgattctgggcttgctcctccctctcctccaccctctgactacttcatgccacctattaaaattcttcgcgatgatgttttccatgccctcgctggcttaaaccctcggaaggcttatggacctgatggggtccctcctattgttctccaaaacaatgcctccgtgcttgcaccttgcctagtcaaactctttcacctctgtctgtcaacactacctttccttcttgctggaagtttgcctacattcaacctgttcctaaaaagggtgaccgttctaatcccttaaactaccgtcctattgctttaatttcctgcctatctaaagttttttaatctatcctcaacaggaaaattattaaacatctatcactccacaaccttctatctgatcgccagtatgggttccgtcaaggccgctctactggtgatcttctggctttccttactgagtcttggtcatcctcttttagagattttggtgaaacttttgctgttgccttggacatatcaaaagcttttgatagagtctggcacaaagctttgatttccaaactaccctcctacggtttctatccttctctctgtttacttcatctcaagtttcctttctgaccgttctgttgctgctgtggtagacggtcactgttcttctcctaaatctattaatagtggtgttcctcagggttctgtcctgtcatccactctcttcttattattcattaatgatcttctaaaccaaacttcttgtcctatccactcctacgctgaagataccaccctgcacttttccacgtcttttcatagacgtccaacccttcaggaggtaaacatatcacgcagggaagccacagaacgcctgacttctgatctttctaaaatttctcattggggcagaacaaacttggtattgttcaatgcctcaaaaactcaattcctccatctatcaactcgacacaaccttccagacaactatcccctcttcttcaatgacactcaactgtccccctcttctacactgaacatcctcggtctgtcctttacttataatctgaactggaaacttcacatctcatctctagctaaaacagcttttatgaagttaggtgttctgagacgtctccgccagtttttctcaccccccttagctgctaactctgtacaagggccttatccgtccatgtatggagtatgcttcacatgtctggggggggttccactcatactgcttttctagacagggtggaatcaaaagcttttcgtctcatcaactcctctcctctaactgactgtcttcagcttctctctcaccgctgcaatgttgcatatctagctgtcttctaccgctattttcatgctaactgctcttctgatcttgctaacttttcttttcattgcttaattatgcattatgccg
Protein-coding sequences here:
- the LOC135114311 gene encoding histone H4-like, translated to MTGRGKGGKGLGKGGAKRHRKVLRDNIQGITKPVIRRLARRGGVKRISGLIHEETRGVLKVFLENVIRDAVTYTEHAKRKTVTAMDVVYALKRQGRTLYGFGG